AGTTATAGGGAGGATAGTAAGTATTATTTAAGGAGAGTATTTAGGAGTATAGAGGAGTTAAAAAGAGGAGTAAAGAAGTATTGTAGTAGATATAATAATATAAGGAGAAAAGTACTAAACTTTAAGAGTCCGAATGAGGTAGTAAGAGAGTATCAAAATAGTTTAACAAATTAATAAAAATGTAAAAAAGGTGACTAAGTGGTTAATTACACACTTATACAGAAACTTTTTAAATATTTTGTTACATATGTTTGACAACTAAACATGAGAGCATTAAAGACTCTCATATTTTTATTGAATAAAATGATTAAAAATAGTATAATACATATAAAAATTGAAAGAGAGGCTAGTTTATGAGATTTTCTAAATCATTTATAAAAACATATAAAGAAGTGCCAAAAGAGGCAGAAACAATATCACATCAATTAATGCTTAGAGCATCTATGATTAGACAATTAACTAGAGGAGTATATACATATTTACCGTTAGGTTTAAAAGTACTAAAGAAGATAGAAAATATAGCAAGAGAAGAATTAAATAAAATTAATGCACAAGAAATATTGATGCCAGTATTACAACCAGCAGATTTATGGCAAGAATCTGGAAGATGGTTTTCATATGGTGCAGAACTTATGAGATTACATGATAGAAACAATAGAGATTTTGTTTTAGGGCCTACACATGAGGAAGTTATAGTAGATTTATTTAGAAATACTATAACATCATATAAGGATTTACCATTAAATATTTATCAAATACAAACAAAATTTAGAGATGAAAGAAGACCTAGATTTGGTCTAATGCGTGGAAGAGAATTCATAATGAAAGATGCTTATAGTTTCCATTTAACTCAAGAATGTTTAGATAGAGAATATAATAATGTTAAAGAAGCATATTGTAGAATATTTGAACGTTGTGGGCTTAACTTTAGAGCAGTAGATGCTGATACTGGAAGTATAGGTGGGTCTGAAAGTCATGAATTTATGGTACTTGCCTCAAGTGGAGAAGATGACATACTTTATTCAGATAAATCAGATTATGCAGCTAATGTTGAAAAAGCAGTTTCTGTTTTAGATTTTGAGGTTGACAACTCAGAAGAACTTTCTAAAGAATTGGTTGCTACACCAGAAATGAAAACTATAGAAGAAGTTTCAAATTTTCTTGATATAAATACTAAGAAAACTATTAAATCTGTTTTGTTTAAAGAAGAGCAAGAAGATAAAACTTTTGCATATTATGTAGCATTAATTAGAGGAGATTTAGAAATAAATGATGTAAAAGTTAAAAATATATTTGGTGCAAAAGTAGATCTTGAAATGATGAATGAAAAAGATTTAGAAAACTTAGGATTTGCAGGTGGATATTTTTCTCCATTAAAGGAAATACCAACACTTTCAAAAGTTAAAGTAGTTATAGATGAATCAGTAAAATATATGAAAAACTTTGTAGGTGGAGCAAATATTGATGGTCATCACTATATTAACTTAAATTTATCAGACTTACATTATGATTTAGTAGGAGATATTAGAAAAGCACAAAAAGGAGATAAAGCCTTAGATGGTGGAGTGTTAGATATTGCTAGAGGAATAGAAGTAGGGCATATATTTAAGTTAGGTAAAAAATATAGCATGGCTATGAATACAAAAGTATTAAATGATAAAGGTGTTGCAGAAAATGTAATTATGGGTTGCTATGGTATAGGTATTTCAAGGGTTGCAGCAGCGACTATTGAACAACATTTTGATGATTTTGGTATAATATGGCCTAAATCAATAGCTCCATATTTAGTAGACTTAATTTTAGTTAATACTAAAGATGAGGTTGCAAAAGAAGTTTCAGAAAAAATATATTCTGAAATGTTATCAAATAATATTGATGTAATTTATGATGATAGAGATGAAAAAGCAGGATTTAAATTTAAAGATGCTGACTTAATAGGGATACCTTTAAAAGTTATAGTAGGAAAAGGTGCTGTTAATGGTTTAGTAGAAGTTAAACATAGAGATGGTTCTTTTGCTGGTGAAATTAAGATAGAAGATTTAATATCATATATTAAAGAATTTGAAAGAAAATAGTTAGGGATGTCTTTGACATCTCTTTTTGATTGTATAAAATATAATAACTTTTAATCCTTTTAATTTTATAGGATTTTTGGTATAATAGGGGTGATGATAATTATTTTTGGAGAATAAAAATGGATTTAATTACTAAATTTAATAAACAGGAATTTATAAATGGAATTAAAGCTGCAAATGGTATTGCAATAGCTT
This genomic interval from Streptobacillus ratti contains the following:
- a CDS encoding proline--tRNA ligase; this translates as MRFSKSFIKTYKEVPKEAETISHQLMLRASMIRQLTRGVYTYLPLGLKVLKKIENIAREELNKINAQEILMPVLQPADLWQESGRWFSYGAELMRLHDRNNRDFVLGPTHEEVIVDLFRNTITSYKDLPLNIYQIQTKFRDERRPRFGLMRGREFIMKDAYSFHLTQECLDREYNNVKEAYCRIFERCGLNFRAVDADTGSIGGSESHEFMVLASSGEDDILYSDKSDYAANVEKAVSVLDFEVDNSEELSKELVATPEMKTIEEVSNFLDINTKKTIKSVLFKEEQEDKTFAYYVALIRGDLEINDVKVKNIFGAKVDLEMMNEKDLENLGFAGGYFSPLKEIPTLSKVKVVIDESVKYMKNFVGGANIDGHHYINLNLSDLHYDLVGDIRKAQKGDKALDGGVLDIARGIEVGHIFKLGKKYSMAMNTKVLNDKGVAENVIMGCYGIGISRVAAATIEQHFDDFGIIWPKSIAPYLVDLILVNTKDEVAKEVSEKIYSEMLSNNIDVIYDDRDEKAGFKFKDADLIGIPLKVIVGKGAVNGLVEVKHRDGSFAGEIKIEDLISYIKEFERK